In the Streptomyces sp. BHT-5-2 genome, one interval contains:
- a CDS encoding TetR/AcrR family transcriptional regulator: MRADARRNYERLLAEARTAFTEHGTDTSLEDIARRAGVGIGTLYRHFPNRTALMGAVFQGEVEALLGYARELADAPQPCTALVDWLRALIAHAGAYRGLSRALMTASADESSGMARCRVPLGEAGAALLTRAQQAGAVRRGVVIGDLLQLTNGIALAAEESPDDPELADRLLTLTLRGLKPDPADRAAGA; the protein is encoded by the coding sequence ATGCGGGCCGATGCGCGCCGGAACTACGAGCGGCTGCTGGCCGAGGCCCGGACGGCGTTCACGGAGCACGGCACGGACACCTCGCTGGAGGACATCGCGCGCCGGGCCGGCGTCGGCATCGGCACCCTCTACCGCCACTTCCCCAACCGCACCGCCCTGATGGGCGCGGTCTTCCAGGGCGAGGTGGAGGCGCTGCTCGGCTACGCCCGGGAGCTGGCCGACGCCCCGCAGCCGTGCACCGCGCTGGTGGACTGGCTGCGTGCACTGATCGCCCACGCGGGCGCCTACCGGGGCCTGTCCCGGGCGCTGATGACGGCGTCGGCGGACGAGAGCTCGGGGATGGCACGGTGCCGCGTCCCGCTGGGCGAGGCCGGGGCCGCGCTGCTGACCCGGGCCCAGCAGGCCGGGGCGGTGCGCCGGGGCGTCGTCATCGGCGATCTGCTCCAGCTCACCAACGGCATCGCGCTGGCCGCCGAGGAGTCCCCGGACGATCCGGAGCTGGCCGACCGGCTGCTGACGCTGACGCTGCGCGGGCTGAAGCCGGACCCGGCGGACCGGGCGGCGGGGGCGTAG
- a CDS encoding nucleoside triphosphate pyrophosphatase, translating to MTDAPRRLVLASQSPARLDLLRQAGLAPEVVVSGVDEDSLTAATPEELARVLAEAKAASVAARPEAADALVVGCDSVLELDGRALGKPADAEDATARWKSMRGRSGILRTGHCVIDTASGRRVSATASTTVRFGEPSDAEIAAYVASGEPLYVAGAFTLDGRSAPFIDGIDGDPGNVIGLSLPLFRRLLANLDVTITDLWT from the coding sequence ATGACCGACGCTCCCCGCCGCCTCGTCCTCGCCTCCCAGTCCCCGGCCCGTCTCGATCTGCTCCGGCAGGCCGGGCTGGCCCCCGAGGTCGTGGTGAGCGGCGTCGACGAGGACTCGCTCACCGCCGCCACCCCGGAGGAGCTGGCCCGTGTGCTGGCCGAGGCGAAGGCCGCCTCGGTGGCGGCCCGGCCGGAGGCCGCGGACGCGCTGGTCGTCGGCTGCGACTCGGTGCTGGAGCTGGACGGGCGGGCGCTCGGCAAGCCGGCGGACGCCGAGGACGCCACGGCCCGCTGGAAGTCGATGCGCGGCCGGTCCGGGATCCTGCGCACCGGCCACTGCGTGATCGACACCGCCTCGGGCCGGCGGGTCTCGGCGACCGCGTCCACCACGGTCCGGTTCGGCGAGCCGAGCGACGCCGAGATCGCCGCCTACGTGGCGAGCGGCGAACCGCTCTACGTGGCGGGGGCGTTCACCCTCGACGGCCGCTCGGCGCCGTTCATCGACGGCATCGACGGCGACCCGGGCAACGTCATCGGCCTCTCGCTGCCGCTCTTCCGTCGCCTGCTGGCCAACCTGGACGTGACCATCACCGACCTGTGGACGTGA
- a CDS encoding DeoR/GlpR family DNA-binding transcription regulator yields MFAAERRQLILEMVRANGAVSLRELARVVQTSEVTVRRDVRALEAEGLLDRRHGGAVLPGGFTRESGFPQKSHLATAEKTAIADLAAGFVEEGEAIVVGAGTTTQELARRLARVPGLTVVTNSLLVAQALAHANRVEVVMTGGTLRGSNYALVGSGAEQSLQGLRVSRAFLSGSGLTAERGLSTSNMLSASVDRALVQAAGEVVVLADHTKLGSDTMFQTVPTDVITRLVTDEPPAHDDRAATELQALADQGVQIAVASGSLTGAAPAQPGMDAAPPERRNPRRDVPLPGQRRSHPGAAPGAPQLRSAGTLGDGRVADLAPRRR; encoded by the coding sequence GTGTTCGCTGCAGAACGTCGCCAATTGATCCTAGAAATGGTGCGCGCAAACGGAGCGGTTTCGCTCCGTGAGCTCGCCCGCGTCGTCCAGACCTCCGAAGTGACCGTACGGCGCGACGTGCGGGCGCTGGAGGCAGAGGGACTGCTCGACCGCCGGCACGGCGGTGCGGTCCTACCAGGAGGTTTCACCCGGGAGTCCGGCTTCCCGCAGAAGTCCCACCTCGCCACTGCCGAGAAGACGGCGATCGCCGATCTCGCGGCCGGCTTCGTCGAGGAGGGCGAGGCCATCGTGGTCGGCGCCGGGACCACCACCCAGGAGCTGGCCCGCCGGCTCGCCCGCGTCCCCGGCCTGACCGTCGTCACCAACTCCCTCCTCGTCGCCCAGGCCCTGGCCCACGCCAACCGCGTGGAGGTGGTGATGACCGGCGGGACCCTGCGCGGCTCCAACTACGCGCTGGTCGGCAGCGGTGCCGAACAGTCCCTCCAGGGGCTGCGGGTCTCCCGCGCCTTCCTGTCGGGCAGCGGTCTGACCGCCGAGCGCGGGCTCTCCACCTCCAACATGCTCTCCGCCAGCGTCGACCGGGCACTGGTGCAGGCCGCGGGGGAGGTGGTGGTGCTCGCCGACCACACCAAGCTCGGCTCCGACACCATGTTCCAGACCGTGCCGACGGACGTCATCACCCGGCTCGTGACCGACGAGCCGCCCGCCCACGACGACCGGGCCGCCACCGAGTTGCAGGCACTGGCCGACCAGGGCGTCCAGATCGCCGTCGCCAGCGGCTCGCTCACCGGAGCGGCACCGGCCCAGCCGGGCATGGACGCCGCCCCGCCGGAACGCCGGAACCCGCGGCGGGACGTGCCGCTGCCGGGCCAGCGCCGCAGCCACCCGGGCGCCGCGCCCGGGGCCCCGCAGCTGCGTTCGGCGGGCACCCTCGGGGACGGCCGGGTGGCCGACCTGGCGCCGCGGCGCCGATAG
- a CDS encoding esterase family protein has product MGLTSRPLLYAVIALAVACVGLTVWIWPRFSGRGPRAVLGRLGAIAGTQLAVVAALGLVVNTNFQFYASWHELLGLYDGAPAAVGKWGDEGTAGPAGDPSKGLVQASGPEGLDKVHGVPKGPPEKNGKVETVRIVGKRTRVADAAYVYLPPQYFQKQYARQRFPVVVALSGYPGGIFLLGQHLRLPETAAKLVRNGTLQPTVIVMMRPTIAPPRDTECVDVPGGPQTETFFAQDVPDALKSHYRVGHDPGAWGLLGYSSGGSCALQLAMRHPRAYTAAAALSPDYKISTDPTTGNLFGDGKDRGKRREEHDLMWRLAHLPAPDVNVLIGTSRSGEKNYPAARAFLAAVRPPMKADSIVLDHGSHNFATWRRELPAALQWMSRTLLFPEEVVGKS; this is encoded by the coding sequence ATGGGACTGACCAGCCGGCCGCTGCTGTACGCCGTGATCGCCCTCGCCGTGGCCTGTGTGGGGCTCACCGTCTGGATCTGGCCGCGGTTCTCGGGGCGCGGGCCGCGCGCGGTGCTGGGGCGGCTCGGCGCGATCGCCGGCACCCAGCTGGCCGTCGTGGCCGCGCTCGGCCTGGTGGTGAACACCAACTTCCAGTTCTACGCCTCCTGGCACGAACTCCTCGGCCTGTACGACGGGGCGCCCGCCGCCGTCGGCAAGTGGGGCGACGAGGGCACCGCCGGGCCCGCCGGCGACCCGTCGAAGGGACTGGTGCAGGCGTCCGGACCGGAGGGCCTGGACAAGGTCCACGGGGTGCCCAAGGGCCCGCCGGAGAAGAACGGCAAGGTCGAGACCGTGCGGATCGTCGGCAAGCGCACCCGGGTCGCCGACGCGGCGTACGTCTACCTGCCGCCGCAGTACTTCCAGAAGCAGTACGCCCGCCAGAGATTCCCCGTCGTCGTCGCGCTCAGCGGCTACCCGGGCGGGATATTCCTGCTCGGCCAGCACCTGCGGCTGCCGGAGACCGCCGCGAAGCTGGTCCGCAACGGCACCCTCCAGCCGACGGTCATCGTGATGATGCGGCCCACCATCGCGCCGCCGCGCGACACCGAGTGCGTCGACGTCCCCGGCGGCCCGCAGACCGAGACGTTCTTCGCGCAGGACGTCCCGGACGCCCTCAAGTCGCACTACCGGGTGGGCCACGACCCGGGCGCCTGGGGCCTGCTCGGCTACTCCTCCGGCGGCAGCTGCGCCCTCCAGCTCGCCATGCGCCACCCGCGCGCCTACACCGCGGCGGCCGCCCTCTCGCCCGACTACAAGATCTCCACCGACCCCACCACCGGCAACCTCTTCGGCGACGGCAAGGACCGCGGCAAGCGGCGCGAGGAGCACGACCTGATGTGGCGGCTGGCGCACCTGCCGGCCCCCGACGTCAACGTCCTGATCGGTACCAGCCGCAGCGGCGAGAAGAACTACCCGGCGGCGCGGGCGTTCCTGGCCGCGGTCCGCCCGCCCATGAAGGCGGACTCGATCGTCCTGGACCACGGCAGCCACAACTTCGCCACCTGGCGGCGCGAACTGCCCGCCGCGCTCCAGTGGATGAGCCGGACGCTGCTGTTCCCCGAGGAGGTCGTGGGCAAGTCGTAG
- a CDS encoding helix-turn-helix domain-containing protein — protein MSNWADLTTGKRLKHLRGSDLTQQGLAEAAGVSLALVQKAEQDRGELSVGSLLKLAHALRTDVAVILGQQAPRRGMSGDTRAAVRRISDAVHDSALGEWDGVEEPSGLADLSAALDRMWATYWRGNYGELSELIAKVLLEGSARYGQATGYAREQLGSVLASTYQSAASAAVLLGQRDLAFSAIASARRLAEQAGDPVRAALVESTLSWIHLRSARVPRAMSIAERAAVQIEPSFSKAHRPQLLAYGRLMIAAAVAASRRGDTASANDYLSQAQAAASRLGSDEVLYGTYFGPTTANTEAVGIAVALGNHGAALKLAARTTLPRTMLKIPRNRYKLDVALAQCETKLYDRAADTLIEVGLDAPEWVKHQALPGVIGRRLAKVSTARVRNISELIGVPLVA, from the coding sequence GTGAGCAACTGGGCCGACCTGACGACTGGTAAGCGCCTCAAGCACCTGCGGGGCTCCGATCTGACACAGCAGGGGCTCGCCGAAGCGGCGGGTGTCTCGCTCGCCCTCGTGCAGAAGGCCGAACAGGACCGTGGCGAGTTGTCCGTCGGTTCGCTCCTGAAGCTCGCCCATGCGCTCCGGACCGATGTCGCGGTGATCCTGGGACAGCAGGCGCCGCGTCGCGGGATGAGCGGGGACACCAGGGCTGCCGTCCGACGGATTTCCGACGCCGTGCATGACAGCGCTCTTGGGGAGTGGGACGGCGTGGAGGAACCGAGCGGGCTCGCCGACCTGTCGGCTGCTCTCGACCGTATGTGGGCCACCTACTGGCGGGGGAACTACGGAGAGCTGAGCGAACTCATCGCCAAGGTGCTCCTTGAAGGCAGCGCTCGCTACGGGCAGGCGACAGGGTACGCACGCGAACAGTTGGGCTCGGTCCTCGCAAGCACCTACCAGTCCGCCGCCTCGGCAGCGGTTCTGCTCGGGCAGCGTGATCTCGCCTTCAGCGCGATCGCCTCCGCACGTCGCCTGGCCGAACAGGCCGGTGATCCGGTGCGGGCCGCGCTCGTGGAGTCGACGCTGTCCTGGATTCACCTGCGGAGCGCGCGAGTTCCCCGGGCGATGTCCATCGCGGAACGCGCGGCCGTCCAGATCGAGCCGTCGTTCAGCAAGGCACACCGCCCCCAGTTGCTGGCGTACGGACGGCTGATGATCGCTGCCGCCGTCGCGGCCTCGCGCCGGGGGGACACCGCATCCGCGAACGACTACCTGTCGCAGGCACAAGCGGCGGCGTCCCGGCTCGGCAGCGACGAGGTGCTGTACGGCACATATTTCGGCCCCACCACTGCGAACACCGAGGCCGTGGGAATCGCTGTGGCCCTCGGGAACCACGGGGCGGCGTTGAAACTGGCCGCGCGCACCACGCTGCCCCGCACCATGCTCAAAATCCCCCGGAACCGCTACAAGCTCGACGTCGCCTTGGCCCAGTGCGAGACGAAGCTCTACGACCGAGCCGCCGACACTCTGATCGAGGTAGGACTCGACGCCCCGGAGTGGGTCAAGCACCAAGCACTGCCCGGCGTCATCGGAAGGCGTCTCGCCAAGGTCTCCACCGCACGCGTGCGGAACATCAGCGAGCTGATCGGCGTACCACTGGTCGCCTAG
- a CDS encoding phospho-sugar mutase, with translation MATVPAELISRAQAWLAEDPDPETRDELAGLIEAGRHEELAARFAGTLQFGTAGLRGELGAGPMRMNRSVVIRAAAGLAAYLKDSGQGEGLVVVGYDARYKSADFARDTAAVMVGAGLRAAVLPRPLPTPVLAFAIRHLGAVAGVEVTASHNPPRDNGYKVYLGDGSQIVPPADGEIAERIAAVRSLADVPRPETGWETLDESVLAAYLERTDAVLTPGSPRSVDVVYTPMHGVGRDTLVAAFARAGFPAPTVVAEQAEPDPDFPTVAFPNPEEPGAMDLAFATARTAGPDIVIANDPDADRCAVAVPAPGTPEGWRMLRGDEVGALLAAHLVRKGATGAFATTIVSSQLMSRIAGGAKGVGYQETLTGFKWLARTDGLRYAYEEALGYCVDPEGVRDKDGITAALLIAELAAELKQSGRTLSDLLDELAVEFGLHATDQLSVRVTDLSLIADAMRRLRAEPPVTLAGLKVARADDLNEGSAALPATDGLRYYLSGAPADGIEAARVVVRPSGTEPKLKCYLEVVVPVTDAAGLPAAREKATATLAAIKRDLSAAAGI, from the coding sequence GTGGCTACCGTTCCCGCGGAGCTGATCAGCCGGGCACAGGCGTGGCTGGCCGAGGACCCCGACCCGGAGACCCGGGACGAACTGGCCGGCCTCATCGAGGCGGGCCGGCACGAGGAACTGGCGGCGCGGTTCGCCGGCACCCTCCAGTTCGGCACCGCCGGGCTGCGCGGCGAGCTGGGCGCCGGCCCGATGCGGATGAACCGGTCGGTGGTCATCCGGGCGGCGGCCGGCCTCGCCGCGTACCTGAAGGACAGCGGGCAGGGGGAGGGGCTCGTGGTCGTCGGTTACGACGCCCGCTACAAGAGCGCCGACTTCGCGCGGGACACCGCGGCGGTGATGGTCGGCGCCGGCCTGCGCGCCGCGGTCCTGCCCCGCCCGCTGCCGACCCCCGTCCTGGCCTTCGCCATCCGGCACCTGGGCGCGGTGGCCGGCGTCGAGGTGACCGCCAGCCACAACCCGCCGCGGGACAACGGCTACAAGGTCTACCTCGGCGACGGCTCGCAGATCGTGCCGCCCGCCGACGGCGAGATCGCCGAGCGGATCGCCGCGGTCCGCTCGCTGGCCGACGTGCCCCGCCCGGAGACCGGCTGGGAAACCCTGGACGAGTCCGTCCTGGCCGCCTATCTGGAGCGCACCGACGCGGTCCTCACCCCCGGCTCCCCCCGCTCCGTCGACGTCGTCTACACGCCGATGCACGGCGTCGGCCGGGACACCCTCGTCGCCGCCTTCGCACGGGCCGGCTTCCCGGCCCCGACGGTCGTCGCCGAACAGGCCGAGCCGGACCCGGACTTCCCCACGGTCGCCTTCCCCAACCCGGAGGAGCCGGGCGCGATGGACCTCGCGTTCGCCACCGCCCGGACGGCCGGACCCGACATCGTCATCGCCAACGACCCCGACGCGGACCGCTGCGCCGTCGCCGTCCCCGCCCCCGGTACGCCGGAGGGCTGGCGGATGCTGCGCGGCGACGAGGTCGGCGCGCTGCTCGCCGCGCACCTGGTGCGCAAGGGCGCCACCGGCGCCTTCGCGACGACCATCGTCTCCTCCCAGCTCATGTCCCGCATCGCCGGCGGCGCGAAGGGGGTCGGCTACCAGGAGACGCTCACCGGCTTCAAGTGGCTGGCCCGTACCGACGGCCTCCGCTACGCCTACGAGGAGGCGCTGGGCTACTGCGTCGACCCCGAGGGCGTCCGCGACAAGGACGGCATCACCGCCGCCCTGCTCATCGCCGAACTGGCCGCCGAGCTGAAGCAGTCCGGCCGCACCCTCTCCGACCTCCTCGACGAACTGGCCGTGGAGTTCGGCCTGCACGCCACCGACCAGCTCTCGGTGCGGGTCACGGACCTGTCGCTGATCGCCGACGCGATGCGCCGACTGCGCGCCGAGCCGCCGGTGACGCTGGCCGGCCTGAAGGTCGCCCGCGCGGACGACCTGAACGAGGGCAGCGCCGCCCTCCCGGCGACCGACGGGCTGCGCTACTACCTGTCGGGCGCGCCGGCCGACGGCATCGAGGCGGCCCGGGTCGTGGTCCGCCCCAGCGGCACCGAGCCCAAGCTCAAGTGCTATCTGGAGGTGGTGGTGCCGGTGACGGACGCCGCGGGCCTGCCCGCGGCCCGCGAGAAGGCCACGGCAACCCTGGCCGCCATCAAGCGGGATCTGTCGGCGGCGGCCGGGATCTGA
- a CDS encoding NAD(P)H-quinone dehydrogenase — translation MEYVTRIVIIGGGPGGYEAALVAASLGAEVTVVDCDGLGGASVLTDCVPSKTLIATAEVMTTFDSSYEELGIIVEDDTPYKERPARVVGVDLGKVNRRVKRLALAQSHDITASVTRAGGRVMRGRGRLEPGQAPDGSRKVTVTAADGSTEGLIADAVLIATGAHPREIPDAQPDGERILNWTQVYDLTELPEELIVVGSGVTGAEFAGAYQALGSRVTLVSSRDRVLPGEDPDAAAVLEDVFRRRGMNVMARSRAQSAKRVGDRVEVTLADGRTISGTHCLMAVGSIPNTEGIGLEGAGVRLKDSGHIWTDKVSRTTAPGVYAAGDCTGVLALASVAAMQGRIAMYHFLGDAVTPLNLKTVSANVFTDPEIATVGYSQADVDNGVIDARAVKLPLLRNPRAKMQGIRDGFVKLFCRPGTGIVVGGVVVSPRASELIHPISIAVDNNLTVEQIASAFTVYPSLSGSIAEVARQLHTRKTAGD, via the coding sequence ATGGAGTACGTGACTCGGATCGTGATCATCGGTGGTGGACCCGGCGGATACGAAGCGGCCCTGGTGGCGGCCTCGCTCGGCGCGGAGGTGACCGTCGTCGACTGCGACGGTCTGGGCGGGGCGTCGGTGCTGACCGACTGCGTCCCCTCGAAGACCCTCATCGCCACGGCCGAGGTGATGACCACCTTCGACTCCTCCTACGAGGAGCTCGGCATCATCGTCGAGGACGACACCCCCTACAAGGAGCGTCCCGCGCGGGTGGTCGGCGTCGACCTCGGCAAGGTCAACCGACGGGTCAAGCGGCTGGCGCTGGCCCAGTCCCACGACATCACCGCCTCGGTCACCCGTGCCGGCGGCCGGGTGATGCGCGGCCGCGGCCGGCTGGAGCCGGGCCAGGCACCGGACGGCTCGCGCAAGGTCACGGTCACCGCCGCCGACGGCTCCACCGAGGGCCTGATCGCCGACGCCGTGCTGATCGCCACCGGCGCCCACCCGCGCGAGATCCCCGACGCCCAGCCGGACGGCGAGCGGATCCTGAACTGGACGCAGGTCTACGACCTCACCGAGCTGCCCGAGGAGCTCATCGTCGTCGGCTCCGGCGTCACCGGCGCCGAGTTCGCCGGCGCGTACCAGGCACTGGGGTCCCGGGTCACCCTGGTCTCCTCCCGTGACCGGGTGCTGCCGGGCGAGGACCCGGACGCCGCCGCCGTGCTGGAGGACGTCTTCCGCCGCCGCGGGATGAACGTCATGGCGCGCTCCCGGGCGCAGTCCGCCAAGCGGGTGGGCGACCGCGTCGAGGTCACCCTCGCCGACGGCCGGACGATCTCCGGCACGCACTGCCTGATGGCGGTCGGCTCCATCCCGAACACCGAGGGGATCGGGCTGGAGGGCGCCGGTGTCCGGCTGAAGGACTCCGGCCACATCTGGACCGACAAGGTCTCCCGCACCACCGCCCCCGGCGTCTACGCCGCGGGCGACTGCACCGGCGTCCTCGCGCTGGCGTCGGTCGCCGCGATGCAGGGCCGGATCGCGATGTACCACTTCCTCGGCGACGCGGTCACCCCGCTCAACCTCAAGACGGTCTCCGCCAACGTCTTCACCGACCCCGAGATCGCCACCGTCGGCTACTCCCAGGCCGACGTCGACAACGGCGTGATCGACGCCCGGGCGGTGAAGCTTCCGCTGCTGCGCAACCCGCGCGCCAAGATGCAGGGCATCCGGGACGGCTTCGTGAAGCTGTTCTGCCGGCCGGGCACCGGCATCGTCGTCGGTGGTGTGGTGGTCTCGCCGCGGGCGAGCGAGCTGATCCACCCGATTTCGATCGCGGTCGACAACAACCTGACGGTCGAGCAGATCGCCAGCGCCTTCACCGTCTACCCGTCGCTGTCCGGTTCGATCGCCGAGGTGGCCCGGCAGCTGCACACGCGGAAGACGGCCGGCGACTGA
- a CDS encoding gamma-glutamylcyclotransferase, with protein sequence MSLYAAYAGNLDARLMSRRAPHSPLRGTGWLNGWRLTFGGEQMGWEGALATVVEDPGSQLFVALYDIAPMDEESMDRWEGVGLGIYRRMRVRAHTLDGDEAAWIYVLNGYEGGLPSARYLGEIADAAESAGAPHDYVMEIRKRPC encoded by the coding sequence ATGTCGCTCTACGCCGCGTACGCCGGCAACCTCGACGCGCGGCTGATGTCCCGCCGCGCACCGCACTCGCCGCTGCGCGGCACCGGCTGGCTGAACGGCTGGCGGCTCACGTTCGGCGGGGAGCAGATGGGGTGGGAGGGCGCCCTGGCGACGGTCGTCGAGGACCCCGGGTCCCAGCTCTTCGTCGCGCTCTACGACATCGCCCCGATGGACGAGGAGTCCATGGACCGCTGGGAGGGCGTCGGCCTGGGCATCTACCGACGGATGCGGGTCCGGGCGCACACCCTCGACGGCGACGAGGCCGCCTGGATCTACGTCCTCAACGGCTATGAGGGCGGCCTCCCCTCGGCCCGCTATCTGGGCGAGATCGCCGATGCCGCCGAGTCCGCCGGCGCCCCGCACGACTACGTCATGGAGATCCGCAAGCGCCCGTGCTGA
- a CDS encoding biotin carboxylase N-terminal domain-containing protein, translating to MRKVLIANRGEIAVRVARACRDAGIGSVAVYADPDRDALHVRAADEAYALGGDTPATSYLDIAKVLQAAADSGADAVHPGYGFLSENAEFAQAVLDAGLTWIGPPPHAIRDLGDKVAARHIAQRAGAPLVAGTPDPVSGSDEVVAFAQEHGLPIAIKAAFGGGGRGLKVARTLEEVPELYDSAVREAVAAFGRGECFVERYLDRPRHVETQCLADKHGNVVVVSTRDCSLQRRHQKLVEEAPAPFLSEEQNAELYRASKAILKEAGYEGAGTCEFLVGQDGTISFLEVNTRLQVEHPVTEEVTGLDLVREMFRIADGEELGYDDPAVRGHSFEFRINGEDPGRNFLPAPGTVTRFDAPAGPGVRLDAGVEAGSVIGPAWDSLLAKLIVTGATREQALQRAARALNEFQVEGMATAIPFHRAVVKDPAFAPELTGSAEPFTVHTRWIETGFVNEIPPFTAPGGEEGEADTRETVVVEVGGKRLEVSLPASLGMPLARAAVAGGAKPKRKATKKSGSTVSGDTLASPMQGTIVKVAVEEGQQVAEGELVVVLEAMKMEQPINAHRSGTVKGLSAEVGAALTSGAVICEIKD from the coding sequence GTGCGCAAGGTGCTCATCGCCAACCGTGGCGAAATCGCTGTCCGCGTTGCCCGTGCATGCCGGGATGCCGGCATCGGGAGCGTAGCGGTCTACGCCGACCCGGACCGGGACGCTCTGCACGTCCGGGCCGCGGACGAGGCATACGCCCTGGGCGGTGACACCCCTGCCACCAGCTACCTGGACATCGCCAAGGTCCTCCAGGCGGCGGCCGATTCCGGCGCGGACGCCGTCCACCCCGGCTACGGCTTCCTCTCCGAGAACGCCGAGTTCGCGCAGGCCGTGCTCGACGCCGGCCTGACCTGGATCGGCCCGCCGCCGCACGCCATCCGCGACCTCGGCGACAAGGTCGCGGCCCGGCACATCGCCCAGCGCGCCGGCGCCCCGCTGGTCGCCGGCACCCCGGACCCGGTCTCCGGCTCCGACGAGGTCGTCGCGTTCGCCCAGGAGCACGGCCTGCCGATCGCGATCAAGGCGGCGTTCGGCGGCGGCGGCCGCGGCCTGAAGGTCGCCCGCACCCTGGAAGAGGTCCCCGAGCTCTACGACTCCGCGGTCCGCGAGGCGGTCGCCGCGTTCGGCCGGGGCGAGTGCTTCGTCGAGCGCTACCTCGACCGCCCGCGGCACGTCGAGACCCAGTGCCTGGCCGACAAGCACGGCAACGTGGTCGTCGTCTCCACCCGTGACTGCTCGCTCCAGCGCCGCCACCAGAAGCTCGTCGAGGAGGCCCCCGCGCCGTTCCTGAGCGAGGAGCAGAACGCCGAGCTGTACCGCGCCTCGAAGGCCATCCTCAAGGAGGCCGGCTACGAGGGCGCCGGCACCTGCGAGTTCCTCGTCGGCCAGGACGGCACCATCTCCTTCCTGGAGGTCAACACCCGCCTCCAGGTCGAGCACCCGGTCACCGAGGAGGTCACCGGCCTGGACCTGGTCCGCGAGATGTTCCGGATCGCCGACGGCGAGGAGCTGGGCTACGACGACCCGGCGGTGCGCGGCCACTCCTTCGAGTTCCGCATCAACGGCGAGGACCCGGGCCGCAACTTCCTCCCGGCGCCCGGCACGGTCACCAGGTTCGACGCGCCGGCCGGCCCGGGCGTCCGCCTGGACGCGGGCGTGGAGGCCGGCTCGGTCATCGGCCCGGCCTGGGACTCCCTGCTGGCCAAGCTGATCGTCACCGGCGCCACCCGCGAGCAGGCCCTCCAGCGGGCCGCCCGGGCGCTGAACGAGTTCCAGGTGGAGGGCATGGCCACCGCCATCCCGTTCCACCGCGCGGTCGTCAAGGACCCGGCGTTCGCCCCCGAACTCACCGGCTCCGCCGAGCCGTTCACCGTCCACACCCGGTGGATCGAGACCGGGTTCGTCAACGAGATCCCGCCGTTCACCGCACCCGGCGGCGAGGAGGGCGAGGCGGACACCCGCGAGACCGTCGTGGTCGAGGTCGGCGGCAAGCGGCTGGAGGTCTCGCTGCCGGCGTCGCTCGGCATGCCGCTGGCGCGGGCCGCGGTGGCCGGGGGTGCCAAGCCCAAGCGCAAGGCCACCAAGAAGAGCGGCAGCACGGTCTCCGGCGACACCCTGGCCTCCCCGATGCAGGGCACCATCGTCAAGGTCGCCGTCGAGGAGGGCCAGCAGGTCGCCGAGGGCGAACTGGTCGTCGTCCTGGAGGCGATGAAGATGGAGCAGCCGATCAACGCGCACCGCTCGGGCACCGTCAAGGGCCTGAGCGCCGAGGTGGGCGCGGCCCTCACCTCCGGCGCAGTGATCTGCGAGATCAAGGACTGA
- a CDS encoding purine-nucleoside phosphorylase has protein sequence MNASVTPDIDPKGAAAAAAARLRELTGAETHDVALVMGSGWAPAAEALGAPEHEFPVTELPGFPPPAVAGHGGKIRSYKIGEKRALVFLGRTHYYEGRGVAAVAHGVRSAVAAGCKTVVLTNGCGGLRDGMRPGQPVLISDHLNLTATSPIAGANFVDLTDLYSPRLRALCKEVDASLEEGVYAQLPGPHYETPAEIRMLRTMGADLVGMSTVLEAIAAREAGAEVLGISLVTNLAAGMTGEPLNHEEVLQAGRDSAIAMGTLLGRVLSKI, from the coding sequence GTGAACGCATCTGTTACCCCGGACATCGACCCGAAGGGCGCCGCGGCCGCCGCGGCGGCCCGCCTCCGCGAGCTCACCGGCGCCGAGACCCACGACGTCGCCCTGGTCATGGGGTCGGGCTGGGCCCCGGCCGCCGAGGCCCTGGGCGCCCCCGAGCACGAGTTCCCGGTCACCGAGCTGCCCGGCTTCCCGCCGCCGGCCGTCGCCGGCCACGGCGGCAAGATCCGCTCGTACAAGATCGGTGAGAAGCGCGCCCTGGTGTTCCTGGGCCGCACCCACTACTACGAGGGCCGCGGGGTCGCCGCGGTCGCGCACGGCGTCCGCTCCGCCGTCGCCGCCGGCTGCAAGACCGTGGTGCTCACCAACGGCTGCGGCGGCCTGCGCGACGGCATGCGCCCGGGCCAGCCGGTCCTGATCAGCGACCACCTCAACCTCACCGCGACCTCCCCGATCGCCGGCGCCAACTTCGTCGACCTGACCGACCTGTACTCGCCGCGGCTGCGCGCGCTGTGCAAGGAGGTCGACGCGAGCCTGGAGGAGGGCGTCTACGCCCAGCTGCCCGGCCCGCACTACGAGACCCCGGCCGAGATCCGGATGCTCCGCACCATGGGCGCCGACCTCGTCGGCATGTCCACCGTCCTGGAGGCGATCGCCGCCCGCGAGGCCGGCGCCGAGGTGCTGGGCATCTCGCTGGTGACCAACCTCGCCGCCGGCATGACGGGCGAGCCGCTGAACCACGAGGAGGTGCTCCAGGCGGGCCGCGACTCCGCGATCGCGATGGGCACGCTGCTCGGCCGGGTCCTCAGCAAGATCTAG